The Filimonas lacunae genomic sequence AGGTTACCAAAAGGCATCGGTTATTTATTCCAGGGCCAGTATAGTGCTGGAGGTGTAATGTTTTCCGGGTGCATTGGCTTTTTTCAGGTATTCGGATGGGGTGTAACCGGTAGCTTTTTTAAAGTACTGGTTGAAAGTAGATTTAGAGTTGAAGCCTGCTTCAAATGCCAGGGAAAGTATGCCGGGTGTTATTTGTTGTTTCTTGCATTTATCCAGTAGATGTAACACCTCTTTCATACGAAAGTCGTTGATGAACTGGTAAAAGGTTTTGCCTAAGTGATGGTTTAAGGCTTCTGATATATGATGCCGGGGTATCTGGCTTTCGGCTGCCAGTTTTTCAAGGGTAAGATCGGGATCGGTATAGGTTTTCTTTTTCTCCATTAAAGCCACCAGTTTTTCTGTTACTTCTGTTTGCTGCTGGCTGGTGAGTACGGTGCGTTTGGCTGCCAGGGGAAGTGTTGCTGTGTTTTCTTCTTCGTTGATGATTGCCGGCTCTGCTGCCATTTCTTCTACAAAAGCAGGTGCTGCAGCTACAGTTGCCGCGGCGGCTGTTTCGCCTGCCAGCCTCGCCAGGCGATATCGGATAATGAACAGGGATATTACCACCATCAGACTATAAGCGATAATGCGGATAGTGATATTGAGTGTATCGGCGTTAAACAGTTCCAGCGGAGTAATAATGTAGGTAAGCAGGAAGGATAGTATACCCAGGCCCAGCCAGATGACGGCTATCTTTTGTATCAGCCTGCGTTCCGACCTCCAGAATTGGGGCAGGCGGGCTGCCTTTTTTAAACACAGCACCGGGAACAGGATGTTGAACAGGTTAATGGCATGTGCGGTAACCTGGTTGTAGCCGTTGAGTAACTGTGCGGGGTGTGTGCCATCGGCAACCAGGTATAATAATATAGAGAAATAGAAAATGCAGGCCAGCAGGGTAGGCACCAGCAGGTACCAGTGCTGCATGGGCTGGTATCTGGAGTTGGAAATTTTGGAAGTGTACATCCATAACAACGGGCCATAGGCCAGATCGATAAATGTATTGAAGGCTGTTTTAATGTCGTGATGGCCATCGGCCGCAAAAATGGTAAACTTGATACATAGGTGCGTAAAAATGCACAGCAAAATCCAGTTAAGCAGGGTATCTGCAGGTCGTTTTTGTCTATGGGCTACAAACAACCATAACGCCACCAGGCTTTGAAATGCGCCTATAATAATTATGTAGTTCATGTAGCACAAAGCTAGCAGCTGAATGTTACCTTACGGTTAACACCGCCGGGGCTGCGGGAGGGAATCTGCCATTGAAATACCTTCCCATACGGGCACTAAAAAAGCCACCTCAAATGAGATGGCTCTTTCATTATTTGGATTGTGTGTGTGCTACTATAATTTAGTAACTACTACGTCTTCTGAAGAAGAGCTGGTAGAGTTTACTTTGAAGCTACGCTCAATTCTTTGGTTGCCTACGCGGATAACGAAAGTAGGGTTCATTTCGTCAGCTTCTTTCAGCAGGTGAACTGCTTTGGTGAAGTTTGCTTCGTTGTATTGACCTTGGTACAGAATGTCGCCAGCTTCGTTTTTAATAATCAGGCTGAACTTCTGAGCGGTTGGGTTATCGAAAGATACGCGGAATACCACGCTGTTTTCGTTATATCCTGTGTACTGAATAGTTACTTGCTTTTCAGATACGGTTGTTGTTTCTTTTTCTTTGTTGGTGTTTGCTTTGCTGCTGTTTGGAACCGCAACTAAGGAAACTAAAAGGGCGATGACTGCACAATAAACTGTTTTCATAAATCTTGATTTTTGAAGCTCTGCAGGGTTAGTGCTTTGTGCTTCTTTTGATGATACAAATGTATATCGACAGTAAGGGCCATGCAAACCACATTTTGCTTGTTTTTATTATAGGCAAACTGGTTTGTGAGTAATGTAAGTAGCTGATTTTTAATATGTTGTGCGTGAATTGGATATGATGACCAACACAAAAAATACTTTGAAAAAAGTTGTAAAAAGGCTGTTTAATAGTCAAATCTTGCCCAAATACCTGTCCAGGGAAACTGTTCGGGATCAAAAGCGCCTCTATAAGTAGTAATACCAGGTTTGCCACCTGTGGCAGCGGGAGAAAAAGTAGCCGGGCGAAAGTCGGCATAGTCCCAGGGGGATATTAGTTGCACCTGGTCGTTCACATCGGTTTTGGTGGAAGGGGGTACTGATATAATATTATAGTCCGAATCGGATGTAGTGATGCTGGTAAAGTATCCCAGGAAAAGGGAGTTAGACAAACGGTAGCCCAATGTGCGGGTAAAGATGCCTGCATACAGCCAGTTGCCGGTGAGCGTGGTTTTGTTTTGCAAGCCTACTACGGTAAGGTTGCTGAACAGGGGCCTGGCATGGGGTACTGATGTTATGGAACGAAAACTGCTTTTTACACTACTATCTATAGTGGCCAGAAAAGCCGGGCGATTGTTGGCGGCTACTAATGAATAGGAAATGCTACCGTTATAGTCTTCACTGGTGGCAAAGGCTTCCCGCAAAGGGGCAAGTGCCACCAGATGATGGGCAGAGGTATTGCCGCCTTTAAAATCAAATGCGTTGTTTTTGCTACAGGCTACTTCTATGTATTCCAGCGTAGTACCGCTTCCGGTGCCGCAAAGGGTGAGCGGGCTTATTTTATAGGGAACGCCTGCATATTCAATGCGGGTATAGCTGATAGAGCCGGAATTATCGGCAGGCAGGTTGCCGCCGTATTTTAACAGGGCAGGGGCAATGTGGTGGCTGGTGTCTGTAATAATATTTTTGAGAGAAGTGTTTTTAGTAACAGGGGAAGCTTTACCTAATAATACAATGCCACCCCAGTCGCCCATGGCGGGAACAGATTCGTGTGAGGTGAATACCACCGGCTCGGCGGGTGTGCCATTGCAATCAATCTGAGCGCCTTTTAATACTATAAGTGTGGCTACCTGGCTGCTATCGGTTGATTTAATGCCTTCTATACGGGCGCCTGCTTCAATGGTAAGCAGGCTGCCGGCGGTTACAAACACTTTTCCGCTAAGCAGGTACAGGGTATCGTTACTGAGTGTGCGGTTACCCGTAATAATGCCTGAGAGGGTAGCGGTGCCTGCAAAGGCGCCGCCCGGCCGTAATAAACGATCGGCATTTACATTTTTTTCGCAGGACAGAATGCTTGCCGCCATTGCAATGGTAAGCAGGCAACGGGTAAAGGTATTCATAAGCTTGTTAATCCATCAAAAGCGGCAAGGTATAGGGCAGCTGGTATAAAAACAGGATTGCTACCACATCCATACCTGCCAGATTGTTTCTCAGATAGTCCACCGCTTCCGACAAATGTTTGCGAACGGCTCTGGGCGTAATGTTCAGTTTCGTTGCAATTTCTGTTACAGTTAAGCCTTCTTCTTTACGCATCAGGAATATTTTCCTGCGGCGCGAAGGCATTTGCACTATTGCTTTATTAATCTGCTGCACACTTTCTGCGGTCCATATCTGCGGCTCGGTAGAAGTTACCGTTTCCTGCGTCAATTTCAGGTTCAGGAAATGTTTCTTTTCCGTAGCCGTTTTCCGGATGTTATCGATCATCAGGTTTTTGGCATAGCTGAATAAAAGGGGCAACATTTGTTCGTCGGTGTCAATGGTATCTATGTTAATCCATAGTTTGATATAACACTGCTGCATAATGTCCTTGATGCCACTTTCATCAGGAACAAATTTTTTTACATAAGCGAAAAGTCTTTCACGGGTGCTGGTGTAAATGCGATCGAATAATTTTTCCCTTGAGGTCATATGCAAGGTGTCTTGTGTTGGTAAATTTCCTAAACAAATCGTTAAAACATTCGCTTATCATTAAACATAACAATTAGTTCATGGAATAAAAATAAATATAAAATTCCTAATAAAGAATTTTAAACCTTTCAAACCTTATGTTTTATGCCAACTCGTTCAGCCGTTGTTACATTATTGCTGTTACTGCTTACAGGAATACTTTCCTGCCATAATAAAGATGTGGCTTCAGGGCCTGTTATCACGGATTCTATTGGAAAAATCAATAAATGGATATATGATAGTATGCAGCGTTATTACTACTGGAGTGGTGATATTACCGCTACGCCGGACTATACATTGCCATCGGGCAATTTTTTTCATTCCCTGGTGAGTAACCAGGATCGGTTTTCTTATATCAGCAACCAGGTAGATGTTGGCCCTCAAAGAACTACGTTTCAATTATATAATTTTCATTACAGCATAGTAGCGCAGGCAGCTACGGATACGATGGTAGGGGTAATTACATATGTAGTAAAAGGTAGTGTTGCTTATAATTCCGGTTTTAGAAGGGGGACCTGCTTTTCCAGGGTGAATGGGGTGGGTATTAGTGGCAGTACTTTAGCTACAGTTCAGGCAGCTTTGTTGTCGGGTGAGGTGATAGCGCTTACCTTATGTTCCTATACCGATGGGCAATGGGTAGAGGGTAAAACGGTGAAAGTAGGTAAAACCAATGCTGTGGAAAACGTGGTAGTGCAAACCCGTTATTTTTCCTATAACGGCAAAAAAACAGGGTATCTCTTATATAATGGATTTTCAGCCGATTATGATGAAGTATTGCTAGCTGCTTTTGCTAAACTGAAAAACGCCGACGTTACAGAGTGCATTATCGACCTGCGGTATAACCCTGGCGGCAGTGTGGCTACCTGCGCCAAATTAACGGGCATGCTGGCGCCTGTAGCAGATAATAGTGTGTTTGGGGTTTTTCAGGGCAATGCCAGCGAAGGCACCCAGGTGTATACGATGAACCGGGTATTAAAAACTTCTACCAATGCCAATGGCAATACTATTGCTGCGCTGGAAGCTAACCGGCTTTCACTTTCACGGGTGTATGTACTTACCACGCGCGCTACCATTTCGGCCGCCGAATTATTAATCAACAACCTGAAACCATACCTGCCGGTGGTACAAATTGGCGATACTACCCTGGGAAAGGATGAAGCCAGTATCCAGATTGTGGATGGCAGGGTGCCCCGGCAGGTGCAATGGGTAATACAACCTATTATATATAAACTGCAAAATGCAAACTATAAAGGGGGGTACCATACCGGTATTGCGCCTGACTATGCAGAAGATGAATTATCGGCACTGCCGCTGGCAGATTTTGGGGCGGCAAGTGATGTGTTAATAAATCGGGCCTTGCAACTGATTTATGGCACTAATGTGGTGGAAAGCGTCGGGTTGCGCAAAAACACACTTTTTGTGCAAAAGCGTTTTCAATCGGCAGAGGCAGCTGCGAAAGTGTTGCCGGTAGTGGTACTATCCCATCTACATTAACTTAATGTTAACTCGCAAAAAGCAGGTTCCCTTTTTTTAACTGTCCACGTGATAGTAGTGTCATGATAAATAAATATATTTTACAAAAATACTTTTCCGGTTTATGTGATGCAGAAGAGCATAGCAGGGTGGTAAATTTTCTGGCAAACGAGCAATCAGATTTAGCTGCTTTGCACGAGTTGCTGGAAGAGGAAGCGGCACACGCACAAGAAGAAGTGTTGCCTGTTACCCTTGAAAAAGAGCTGCATAAGGGAGTATACAGATATATATTTATC encodes the following:
- a CDS encoding AraC family transcriptional regulator, coding for MNYIIIIGAFQSLVALWLFVAHRQKRPADTLLNWILLCIFTHLCIKFTIFAADGHHDIKTAFNTFIDLAYGPLLWMYTSKISNSRYQPMQHWYLLVPTLLACIFYFSILLYLVADGTHPAQLLNGYNQVTAHAINLFNILFPVLCLKKAARLPQFWRSERRLIQKIAVIWLGLGILSFLLTYIITPLELFNADTLNITIRIIAYSLMVVISLFIIRYRLARLAGETAAAATVAAAPAFVEEMAAEPAIINEEENTATLPLAAKRTVLTSQQQTEVTEKLVALMEKKKTYTDPDLTLEKLAAESQIPRHHISEALNHHLGKTFYQFINDFRMKEVLHLLDKCKKQQITPGILSLAFEAGFNSKSTFNQYFKKATGYTPSEYLKKANAPGKHYTSSTILALE
- a CDS encoding bactofilin family protein, giving the protein MNTFTRCLLTIAMAASILSCEKNVNADRLLRPGGAFAGTATLSGIITGNRTLSNDTLYLLSGKVFVTAGSLLTIEAGARIEGIKSTDSSQVATLIVLKGAQIDCNGTPAEPVVFTSHESVPAMGDWGGIVLLGKASPVTKNTSLKNIITDTSHHIAPALLKYGGNLPADNSGSISYTRIEYAGVPYKISPLTLCGTGSGTTLEYIEVACSKNNAFDFKGGNTSAHHLVALAPLREAFATSEDYNGSISYSLVAANNRPAFLATIDSSVKSSFRSITSVPHARPLFSNLTVVGLQNKTTLTGNWLYAGIFTRTLGYRLSNSLFLGYFTSITTSDSDYNIISVPPSTKTDVNDQVQLISPWDYADFRPATFSPAATGGKPGITTYRGAFDPEQFPWTGIWARFDY
- a CDS encoding sigma-70 family RNA polymerase sigma factor, encoding MTSREKLFDRIYTSTRERLFAYVKKFVPDESGIKDIMQQCYIKLWINIDTIDTDEQMLPLLFSYAKNLMIDNIRKTATEKKHFLNLKLTQETVTSTEPQIWTAESVQQINKAIVQMPSRRRKIFLMRKEEGLTVTEIATKLNITPRAVRKHLSEAVDYLRNNLAGMDVVAILFLYQLPYTLPLLMD
- a CDS encoding S41 family peptidase codes for the protein MPTRSAVVTLLLLLLTGILSCHNKDVASGPVITDSIGKINKWIYDSMQRYYYWSGDITATPDYTLPSGNFFHSLVSNQDRFSYISNQVDVGPQRTTFQLYNFHYSIVAQAATDTMVGVITYVVKGSVAYNSGFRRGTCFSRVNGVGISGSTLATVQAALLSGEVIALTLCSYTDGQWVEGKTVKVGKTNAVENVVVQTRYFSYNGKKTGYLLYNGFSADYDEVLLAAFAKLKNADVTECIIDLRYNPGGSVATCAKLTGMLAPVADNSVFGVFQGNASEGTQVYTMNRVLKTSTNANGNTIAALEANRLSLSRVYVLTTRATISAAELLINNLKPYLPVVQIGDTTLGKDEASIQIVDGRVPRQVQWVIQPIIYKLQNANYKGGYHTGIAPDYAEDELSALPLADFGAASDVLINRALQLIYGTNVVESVGLRKNTLFVQKRFQSAEAAAKVLPVVVLSHLH